In Arthrobacter burdickii, one DNA window encodes the following:
- a CDS encoding amino acid permease: MSDSSGVQGSQSLLRRKPIDNVEDESGRTGLFKSLGLWQLTAIGVGGIIGVGIFTLAGLVANGGEDGTPVGPAVLISFLVAGLASAAAALSYAEFAGMIPRAGSAYTYGYVALGEIIGWFIGWDLLLEYIAIVAVVAIGISGYFTEFMSGIGVTVPTWMQGTPDTIEGGVVNVPAIVVCLLITFILSRGTKTFGKFELVAVGLKILLILGIVGLGFFYVNAENYSPFLPSGFGAVFTGAATVFFAVFGYDAMSTAAEEATDGKKHMPKAILLSLLIAMVLYVLATLVLTGMQNYEDISPTAGFASAFQSVGLPVVATIISAFAVISILTVMLTFLLGVTRVWFSMSRDGLLPAWFSTTDRNGTPQRVTWIAGIAAALLAGVFPIRAVADLTNIGILAAFVVVCVAVIVLRRTRPEVPRTFKLPLMPIVPAFGVLASLFLMLQLHWETWLRFLVWLLIGLAVYFFYGRKHSLMNPDSPRHALLKRGA; this comes from the coding sequence ATGTCTGACAGCTCAGGTGTGCAGGGCTCGCAATCGCTCCTGCGGCGCAAACCCATTGACAATGTCGAGGACGAGTCGGGCCGCACCGGCCTCTTCAAGAGCCTCGGCCTGTGGCAACTGACGGCGATCGGTGTCGGCGGCATCATCGGTGTCGGTATCTTCACGCTCGCGGGGCTCGTCGCGAACGGTGGGGAAGACGGTACGCCGGTCGGCCCGGCCGTCCTGATCTCGTTCCTGGTCGCGGGGCTCGCCAGCGCCGCGGCCGCCCTGTCCTACGCGGAGTTCGCGGGCATGATCCCCCGTGCGGGCTCCGCGTACACCTACGGCTACGTGGCGCTCGGTGAGATCATCGGCTGGTTCATCGGGTGGGACCTGCTGCTCGAATACATCGCGATCGTGGCCGTCGTCGCCATCGGCATCTCGGGATACTTCACGGAGTTCATGTCCGGCATCGGCGTCACCGTGCCCACCTGGATGCAGGGAACCCCGGACACCATCGAGGGCGGTGTGGTCAACGTCCCCGCGATCGTCGTGTGCCTGCTCATCACGTTCATCCTGAGCCGCGGCACCAAGACCTTCGGCAAGTTCGAGCTCGTCGCGGTCGGGCTCAAGATCCTGCTCATCCTCGGCATCGTCGGCCTCGGCTTCTTCTACGTCAACGCCGAGAACTACTCGCCGTTCCTGCCCTCCGGTTTCGGCGCCGTCTTCACGGGTGCGGCCACCGTCTTCTTCGCGGTCTTCGGCTACGACGCCATGAGCACCGCGGCCGAGGAGGCGACCGACGGCAAGAAGCACATGCCGAAAGCGATCCTCCTGTCCCTGCTGATCGCCATGGTGCTCTACGTCCTCGCGACCCTCGTCCTCACCGGCATGCAGAACTACGAGGACATCAGCCCCACGGCCGGCTTCGCCTCCGCGTTCCAGTCCGTGGGCCTTCCGGTCGTCGCGACGATCATCTCGGCCTTCGCCGTGATCTCCATCCTCACCGTCATGCTGACCTTCCTCCTCGGTGTGACGCGCGTCTGGTTCTCGATGAGCCGCGACGGGCTCCTTCCGGCCTGGTTCTCGACGACGGACCGCAACGGTACGCCGCAGCGCGTCACCTGGATCGCCGGGATCGCGGCGGCGTTGCTCGCCGGCGTCTTCCCCATCCGCGCGGTCGCCGACCTGACGAACATCGGGATCCTGGCCGCGTTCGTCGTCGTGTGCGTCGCGGTGATCGTGTTGCGCCGCACCCGGCCCGAGGTACCGCGTACCTTCAAGCTGCCCCTCATGCCGATCGTGCCCGCCTTCGGCGTCCTGGCCTCGCTCTTCCTGATGCTCCAGCTCCACTGGGAGACCTGGCTGCGCTTCCTCGTGTGGCTCCTGATCGGCCTGGCCGTCTACTTCTTCTACGGCCGGAAGCACTCCCTCATGAACCCGGACAGCCCCCGCCACGCCCTCCTCAAGCGCGGGGCGTAG
- a CDS encoding TetR/AcrR family transcriptional regulator, whose amino-acid sequence MVLTAARRMFAAHGAESSFEDIAREAGVGVGTVYRRFPDRRALIEAILEQRVDDVDAVAREALAAPDPWVAVRFFVGSAARMQLEDRGLRELLHDAGFVSAGLAVLRRRIAPAAEELALRLRTEGAARPDLTGRDLLVLIRMLGSLAPDRPAPRAGEPVREPVGEADGEFERYLGLVLAGLRRQTSGDG is encoded by the coding sequence GTGGTCCTCACTGCGGCGCGGCGCATGTTCGCCGCGCACGGGGCGGAGAGCAGCTTCGAGGACATCGCACGGGAGGCAGGGGTGGGGGTGGGCACCGTCTACCGCCGGTTCCCGGACCGCCGCGCACTCATCGAGGCGATCCTCGAACAGCGCGTGGACGACGTCGATGCGGTGGCGAGGGAGGCGCTCGCGGCTCCCGATCCGTGGGTGGCGGTGCGGTTCTTCGTCGGCTCCGCCGCCCGGATGCAGCTGGAGGACCGCGGCCTGCGGGAGCTGCTGCACGACGCCGGCTTCGTGTCGGCCGGGCTCGCGGTGCTCCGCCGGCGCATCGCCCCGGCTGCCGAGGAGCTGGCCCTCCGGCTCAGGACCGAGGGCGCGGCGAGGCCGGACCTCACGGGGAGGGACCTGCTCGTCCTCATCCGCATGCTCGGCTCCCTCGCCCCCGACCGTCCGGCGCCGCGGGCCGGTGAGCCGGTCAGGGAGCCGGTCGGGGAGGCGGACGGGGAGTTCGAGCGGTACCTCGGACTCGTCCTGGCCGGGCTCCGCCGCCAGACGTCCGGAGATGGTTAA
- a CDS encoding phosphatase PAP2 family protein, whose amino-acid sequence MPAHQDQYVGPRDLTRWSSPIGRLLVRCVRPLARWVGPHTALLLIITIGGGVAAALTAASAEVYESVVDADGVAALDHPALDLAVSLRQDWLNAFITGYTNIGGPIGMPILAVSIMVLLAVRRRSWTPVILLPAAAFGSLLMTIAGKDAIGRLRPPIELAVPPYESSPSFPSGHSLNAVVIAGIVAYLLVLRQHRKRTRALTIVLAVLFATTMGLSRVYLGHHWLTDVLVAWTLGVAWIAVVITAHRLFLTFRLRRSALRGAPA is encoded by the coding sequence ATGCCAGCCCACCAGGACCAGTACGTAGGACCACGCGACCTCACGCGGTGGTCGTCGCCGATCGGCCGCCTGCTCGTCCGGTGCGTCCGCCCCCTCGCCCGGTGGGTCGGACCCCATACGGCCCTGCTGCTCATCATCACCATCGGCGGAGGAGTCGCCGCGGCGCTGACGGCGGCCTCCGCCGAAGTGTACGAGTCCGTCGTGGACGCCGACGGGGTCGCCGCCCTCGACCACCCGGCCCTCGACCTCGCCGTGTCCCTGCGCCAGGACTGGCTCAACGCCTTCATCACGGGATACACGAACATCGGCGGGCCGATCGGGATGCCCATCCTGGCGGTGTCGATCATGGTGCTGCTCGCGGTCCGCCGCAGGTCCTGGACTCCCGTGATCCTCCTGCCCGCGGCGGCCTTCGGCTCCCTGCTGATGACCATCGCGGGCAAGGACGCGATCGGGCGCCTGCGGCCTCCGATCGAACTCGCCGTCCCGCCCTATGAATCCTCGCCGTCGTTCCCCAGCGGACACTCGCTGAACGCCGTCGTCATCGCGGGCATCGTGGCCTACCTCCTCGTGCTGCGGCAGCACCGCAAGCGCACCCGGGCCCTCACCATCGTGCTCGCCGTCCTGTTCGCCACGACCATGGGGCTCAGCCGCGTCTACCTCGGCCACCACTGGCTCACGGACGTGCTGGTGGCTTGGACGCTCGGCGTCGCATGGATCGCCGTCGTCATCACCGCCCACCGACTCTTCCTGACGTTCCGCCTGCGCAGGTCGGCCCTCCGTGGCGCTCCCGCCTGA